GCTGAGCCCGACCACGACACCCCACAGGAGAACCAGTTCCCAGTATGTCGTCATGAACGTCGTCCCGCTCACCCCGATCGCCAGGACCAGCAGGCTCGTCAACATCACGCGGCGCGGTCCAAAGCGCTCCATCAACCAACCCCCGAGCGGGGCGCCGACACCGAAGAGAAATAGGTTGATGCTCACGGCGAACGCGATGGCCGCCCGGCTCCAGCCGAACTCCATTTCGAAGGGATGGATCAAGACGCCCGGTGAAGAGCGGATGCCCGCGCTTGTGAGCGTGGTAAGGAAGCTTAGCGCCACGACCAGCCAGCCGTAATAGAAGCCGGTCGAAAGCGGGCGTTGACTCTGACCAGTCTGATTCTGCTGCATCTCTTGCTAATAACTCCATTCCCCCGGAATCACAACCTTTGCGCCGATTGACGGGGAAAAACAACGTTGATAAACCGTCTTCCCATATGAAAGGCAAGGAAACCAATTTGCTTCACGCCCTCGCCGCCGCCGGCGCGGCTCTCTTTTTAACCGGCTGGGCCTCGCCCGTGGAAGAAATTCCGTTCCTCCCCTCGCCGATGGAGGTCGTGGACCGGATGCTGGAGCTGGCGGAGGTCAAAAAAGGCGACGTGGTTTACGATCTGGGGAGCGGCGACGGGCGGATCGTGATTCGGGCGGCAAAAAAATTCGGCGTGAGGGCGGTCGGCATCGAGATGGATTCACGGCTGGTGGCGGAGGCGCGGGAGAAGGCCAAGCAGGAAAGAGTGGACCACCTGGTCGAATTTCTGATCGAAGACGCGCTCCAAGCCGACGTGTCCAACGCGACCGTGATTACGCTTTACATGCTGCCGTGGTTCAACGA
Above is a window of Candidatus Binatia bacterium DNA encoding:
- a CDS encoding class I SAM-dependent methyltransferase; this translates as MKGKETNLLHALAAAGAALFLTGWASPVEEIPFLPSPMEVVDRMLELAEVKKGDVVYDLGSGDGRIVIRAAKKFGVRAVGIEMDSRLVAEAREKAKQERVDHLVEFLIEDALQADVSNATVITLYMLPWFN